TGAAGGATCCGACGAAACTCACCAAGCTGATGGAGCGCTTCACCGCCCTGTGGGAACTGGACAATTCCACCGACAACTACGATCCGCTCGCCGTCTTCGGCTCTTCCAGCGGCTACGGTGTCTCCGCAGACCTCCTTCTTTCCATCAACACCCTGAAACTCGGAGGTCGCTGACATGCAGACCGGACTTTACGTAGCCGTTTCCTCTCAGATGGCGCTTGAAAAGCGCATGAACACGCTGGCCGACAACGTCGCCAATGCCAACACCGTCGGCTTTCGTGCAACCGAAGTGAAGTTCAACCAGCTCATCGGTGATAACAAGCCGGCCAAGGTGGCGTTTGTCTCCAAGGGCGAGGAATTCATCAACACCAACAATGGTGGTTTGAATCAGACCGGCAATACCCTCGATTTCGCCATCAAGGGCGAGGCCTGGTTCTCCATCGAAACCCCCGCTGGTCCGGCGCTGACACGCGACGGCCGGTTCACGCTCACCGAAGCGGGCGATCTCGTTACCCTCAGGGGCTATCCGGTCCTTGATGCCGGTGGTGCTGCAATTCAGATCGCCGATGGCAGTACACCCATCAAGGTCGGCGCCGATGGCTCCATCCATCAGAACGGCACCCAGGTTGCAGCACTTGGTCTTTATGAAGCGGATTTCTCGAACGGCTTTACGCGCACAGACAACAGCGCCGTCATTCCGAACACGCAGCCGGAGCCCGTCGTCGATCGCTTCGATGTCGGCGTCATGCAGGGGTATGTCGAGGAATCGAACGTCAACCCCGTTCAGGAAATGTCGCAGCTTATCATGGTTTCCCGCGCCTTCGAAAACATCACCGCGCTGATGCGTGACAGTGAAGGCTCGCTCGACGAAGCCATCAAGACGCTCGGCGGCGCGAAGTAATTCACGCCAAAGAAGGCCAGATATTCCAAACCGCGACGACGAGGCTGCATGCAAAGCGAAAAAATCAGGATCACGACGTCTTCGACTTCGCTTGCCGCGCTGTCAGGCCTTGCCGAACGCTACGCCAATCCCGAATTTTCAATCGCGCCCGGCGGCCATGTCCAGACGATTTCTGCCGGCCACTATACGGTCAGCGGCCTTTCGCGGCACGTCCGTCTTGGAGAATTCGTTGCCCACAAGAGCACGACCGGCATCCACCTGGGCGAAGTGGTCAAGGTTGAGCCCGATCTTGTCTATGTGTGCCCCATCGAGCCGGGTGACCCGATCGGCATCCATGACACGGTGATCCGCAAAGGCGCCTTTCGTATTGCGCCGACCGAATCCTGGTGCGGCCGCACCATCAATTCGCTGTGCGAGCCGATCGATGGCGGCGGACCGTTGCTGCAGGGTGACAAGCGCCGCTCGATCTCCAACACGGCCCCGCCCTCGATGACCCGCAAGCGTGTCGAGCATGGTTTCAAGACCGGCGTGCGCGCCATCGATATCTTCTCGCCGCTCTGCCTTGGCCAGCGTCTCGGCGTCTTCGCCGGCTCTGGCGTCGGCAAGTCGACGCTGCTGTCGATGCTTGCCCGTGCCGATGCCTTCGACAAGGTGGTGATCGCGCTGGTCGGCGAACGTGGCCGTGAAGTGCGCGAATTCATCGAAGACACGCTCGGCGAAAACCTGAAGAAATCCGTCGCCGTTGTCGCAACCAGCGACGAAAGCCCGATGTTGCGCAAGATGGCGCCTCTGACCGCCGTCACCATTGCCGAGCACTACCGCGACAAGGGCGACAATGTGCTGCTCATCGTCGATAGCGTGACACGCTTTGCCCACGCGATCCGTGAAGTCGCTACCGCCTCCGGAGAGCCACCGATCGCCCGTGGCTATCCGGCCTCCGTCTTCACCGAGCTGCCGCGCCTTCTCGAGCGGGCCGGACCAGGGCCTGAAGGCACCGGCACGATTACGGCGATCATCTCCATCCTCGTCGATGGCGACAACCACAACGACCCCATCGCCGACTCGACCCGCGGTATTCTCGACGGTCATATCGTCATGGACCGAAGCCTGGCGGAGGAGGGGCGCTATCCTCCGATCAACCCGCTGGCCTCCGTGTCGCGTCTTGCGCGCAAGGCATGGACGCCGGATCAGGAAAAACTGGTCGGGCGGCTGAAATCGCTTATCCATCGCTTTGAGGAGACCCGCGACCTGCGCCTTATCGGCGGCTATCGCGCTGGCAGTGACCCCGATCTCGATATGGCGATCAAGCAGGTGCCGGTCATCTACGACATTCTGAAGCAGACGCCGGGAGAGCGCCCGGCTTTCGACGCGTTCACCGATCTTGCCAGTGCGCTGAAGGCCGCTGCCGGTATGGGTGGAGCGGGTGGTGCCGCGAGGGCAAGGGGATGAAGCAGCAAATGACCGACTACGATGCCGACGAAATCGTGCCGCAGCGCAAGCGCAAGGATCGTGTTCCCCTGATCGACAAGGCTCTGGGCGCTACCGGTATCGTGCTTGCAGGCCTTGCCACCTTCTTCCCGTGGTACGCTTTTCTCAATCAGGAAAAATTTTCTCTGCCGACGCTTTGGCAGGGTAGTTCCAAGGAAATTCCGGGACATACCGGACAGCCCGGTCTTGCCGCGTCGCCGCTTGCGATGACCGACCCGCAGACACGCGCCGCAGTCGACCAGCTGGTGACCGCGACGGTCCCGGCCACAGGTGAAGATCTGCAGCCGGCGACCTCTCAGGATGGTCCCGGCCAGCCGTTCCCGGCCGCTTCCGGCTTCCGCTTGATGCATGTTGCCAATGGCCGTGCGCTCGTCGAGGACAAGAACGGCCTCTATATCGTCAATGTCGGCGGTGTGCTGCCCGACAACAGCCGCCTCTCCACCCTGGAGCAGCGCGACGGTCGCTGGGTGATGATCACCTCCAAGGGTGACCTTATCCAGGCCGATTGAGCGCGGTTCATCGCGCCAGCAATTCTCCTGAATTCCGACATGGAGCCGGCACGCGCAAACGCAGTGGCCGGACCACCGCGTTGCGCGGTTGCATCGCTTTCCACCCGGATTTCAGGGCTTGCGGCGGGAATGCACCGTTCGCAACAGTCTGACGCAAGATTGCCGTCATAGGTTCCAGGCAACAAGCATGGAGTCGCATGATGCAACCTATACAGCTCTTCGATCTCGCGTCGCGGCAGGCGCAATGGCTGGCAGTTCGCCAGAACGTCGTCGCGGGCAATATTGCAAACGTCAACACCCCTCACTACGCGTCAAAGGATATCAAATCCTTTGAAAGTACGCTGCAGACGACCGGCATCCAGATGGCGGCGACCCAGCGCGGGCACTTCACCGAAAGCCCTGAAGCGGCCCAGGTGACCGAGACCAGCATGCTCGAAGACACACAGGTCGAGCAGTCCGGCAACAGTGTCGAGCTGGAAAAGGAAATGATGAAAACCGGTGAAATCAAGCGCGACTACGAGCTCAACACCGGGCTCGTAAAGGCGTTTCATCGAATGATGCTCATGACGGTACGGAAATAGAGACCATGGATCCTCTCGTCGCCTCCCTCAAGGTTTCGGCCTCCGGCCTCGAAGCAGAATCGACCCGCCTGCGGATCGTTTCGGAGAATATTGCCAACGCGCGTTCCACCGGCGATGCGCCCGGTACAGACCCCTATCGCCGCAAGACCGTCAGCTTCACGGCCGAAGTCGATCGGATGAGTGGTGCCTCCAGTGTTGCCATCGATCGGCTTGGCACGGACGATTCCGATTTCTCGGTCGAATTCGATCCGGGCAATCCGGCCGCCGACGGAAAGGGCATGGTGAAATTGCCGAACGTCAACGTCCTCGTCGAAATGGCCGACATGCGCGAAGCCAATCGTTCGTACGAGGCCAATCTGCAGACCACGCGCCAGGCGCGCGACCTGATTTCCGCGACAATCGACCTTCTGAGGGCTTCGCAATAATGATCGACGCAATCAAGACCATCAGCTCGGCAATATCAGCCGTCAAGGACCTCACCTCGACCTCTGAAACGTCGGCATCGCAAAGCGTTCTTGGGACCCAGGGCACCGGCACCAGCCAGAGCTTCGCCTCCGTCATGTCCAGCATGGCATCCGATATGGTGACCAACCTCAAGTCGTCGGAAGTCGCCTCCATCCAGGGCATTCGCGGCCAGGCAAACACTCGCGAAGTCATCGATGCCGTGATGAACGCAGAACAGTCGCTGCAGACCGCCATTGCCATCCGGGACAAGGTGGTCACCGCCTATCTCGAAATCGCACGCATGCCGATCTAAAGGATAAAATCCATGAAGGCTCTTGCCATTGCCGCAACCGGCATGAACGCTCAGCAGCTCAATCTCGAAGTCATCGCGAACAATATCGCGAACATCAATACGACAGGCTACAAGCGTGCCCGTGCCGAGTTTTCGGATCTGCTCTACCAGACCGAACGCGCCCAGGGTGTACCCAACCGGGCCAACCAGGCCATCATACCGGAAGGTGCCATGGTCGGTCTTGGCGTCCAGACCTCGGCCGTGCGCAACCTGCATATCCAGGGCAGCCTTGTCAGCACCGGCAACGACCTCGATCTTGCGCTCGTCGGGCGCGGCTGGTTCCAGATCGAAATGCCGGATGGCGAGACTGCCTATACGCGCGCCGGTGCCTTCAACACCAATGCCGATGGCCAGCTCGTGACCATCGACGGCTACACCGTCGTTCCGGGCGTCACCGTGCCGCAGAATACGAGCGAGATCACGGTCAGCGCCTCCGGCCAGGTTCTTGCCCGCATCGGTAACGACACTATTCCGCAGCAAATCGGCCAGCTGACGATCGCAAACTTCGTCAACGAAGCCGGTCTTGAGCCTCAGGGCGACAATCTCTTCAGGGAGACCCCGGCTTCGGGCGATCCCGTGATTGGCACACCCGGCGATCCTGGCTTTGCCCAGATCAAGCAGAAGTACCTCGAAGCGTCCAACGTCGATCCGGTCAAGGAAATCACCGACCTGATCTCGGCCCAGCGCGCCTACGAAATGAACTCGAAGATCATCCAGGCAGCCGACGAAATGGCCGCCACGGTCAGCAAGAATCTCCGGTAAGAGAAGGAAAGGCAGACATGACGTTTCGCCGGCTAGATCAAGAGTCGAATGTGCCGGTCGCCGTGGCTCACAGGGCTTCGCGCCTCCGCCGGCTGTCTGTTGCCGTCGCGTTCTGCGGCGCGTTTCTGCCCTGCGGCTTGGCCCTGGCGGAAAATCCAATGGCGGTCATTCCGAAAGAAACGATTTATCCCGGCCAAGTCATCAATGCGAGCAGCCTGGAGACGGTGGAAGTCACCAACCCGAACCTCACGGGTGATTATGCCCATTCCGTCCAGGACGTGGTCGGCAAGATCACCAATCGCACGCTTCTCGCCGGTCGGGTCATTATCGTGTCTGCTCTGCGCGACCCCTATGTGGTCGAACGCGGCAAGGCCGTCCGTATCGTCTATTCCAACGGCCCGCTGACGATTACGGCGGGCGGCGCCCCGTTGGAGAACGCCGCCATCGGTGACCTGATCCGGGTCCGCAACACCGACAGCGGCATCATCGTCCAGGGGACCGTCATGCAGGATGGCACAATCCAGGTGGTGGCAAAATGAGAACTTTTCTTGGCAAATGGCTGGTCGCACTGGCCGCCGTCTGCTCAATCGCGGTTACGCCGGTTGAAGCCGCCTCGCGCATCAAGGACGTCGCCTCACTGCAATCCGGCCGCGAAAACCAGCTGATCGGCTATGGTCTGGTCGTCGGCCTCCAGGGAACCGGCGACAGCCTTCGGTCTTCGCCTTTCACCGAGCAATCGCTGCGCGCCATGCTGCAGAACCTGGGCATCTCGACCCAGGGCGGTGATTCTCGTTCGAAGAATATCGCGGCCGTACTCGTGACGGCCAACTTGCCGGCTTTCGCAAGCCCCGGCAGCCGCATGGATGTGACCGTCGGGTCGCTTGGCGATGCGACCTCTCTGCGCGGCGGTACGCTGGTCATGACTTCGCTTTCGGGCGCTGATGGCCAGATCTACGCTGTAGCGCAGGGCTCCGTCGTCGTAACCGGCTTCAATGCCCAAGGCAGTGCTGCCACCCTGAACCAGGGCATCACGACGGCCGGTCGCGTTCCAAACGGCGCCATTATCGAGCGTGAACTGCCTTCCAAGTTCAAGGATGGCTTCAACCTCGTGATGCAGCTTCGCAACCCCGACTTTTCGACGGCGGTGGGCATGGCTGAGGCGATCAACCGCTATTCGAAGGAACAGTTCGGTGGCCGTATCGCCGAAGCGCGCGACAGCCAGACCGTGGTGATCGACAAGCCGAAGATGGCTGATCTTTCGCGTCTCATGGCCGACATCGAAAATCTTGTCATCGAGACAGACGTTCCGGCCCGTGTCGTCGTCAACGAACGAACCGGTACGATCGTCATCGGTCAGGATGTGCGCATTTCCCAGGTTGCAGTCAGCTACGGCACCTTGACCGTGCAGGTTACGGAAACGCCGACCGTCGTGCAGCCGGAACCGTTCTCACGCGGCCAAACAGCCGTTGAGCCGAATACCACCATCCAGGCATCCCAGGACGGTGGCACTGTCGCGATCCTGAACGGTTCCAACCTTCGCACGCTCGTTGCCGGTCTCAACAGCATCGGGGTGAAACCGGACGGTATCATTTCCATTCTTCAAGGCATCAAGACTGCGGGTGCCCTACAGGCGGAGCTCGTGTTGCAATGATTGCACATCTTTTCTCGACATCTGCAGGCCGTGGCCGTCGTTTCTCCATCCTTGCCGCCGGTTGCTTGATGCTCGCCATTCCAGGCGCATTCGCTCAGGAAGTCGCCGCACCCGCCGCAGGCGTGCCGGCCAATGGTGATGAGATCCAGCAGTTCTGCACCAACATCGCCGATGCCGCCCGCGACCAGCGTTACGTGCTTCAAAAGCAGAACCTGGAAGAGCTGCAGGCCAAGGTCGACGAACGTATCGCCACGCTCGAAAAGCGCCGCACGGAATATCAGGACTGGCTGAAACGCCGGGATGATTTCCTCAAGGAAGCGGAACTTGGTCTCACCGACATCTATAAGAACATGAAGCCGGATGCCGCCGCCGGCCAGCTCGAGCTGATCAATCCTGCGGTTGCCGCTGCGATCGTCATGCGGCTGCCGCCCCGCCTGTCCAGTCTGATCCTCAGCGAGATGACCAGCGAAAAGGCCGCGGTGCTTGCCAATATCATTTCCAGCGCAAGCAACCCGAACACTTCCAAGGAGCCGTCATGAATATCCGCTTTCCGGCCTTGATTGCCGCCGCCGGTCTCCTTGCTGGTTGCCAGAATCAGGCGATCAACGAAATAGGCCGTGCGCCGGCCATGAGCCCCATCGGCAGCGGTCTGCAATATGCGCAGACCCCTCAGATGGCGATGTACCCGAAGGAGCCGCGCGCGGTCTCCAGCGGCTATTCGCTTTGGAGCGACAACCAGGCAGCCCTGTTCAAGGACGCACGTGCGCTCAATGTCGGTGATATTCTGACGGTGGATATCCGCATCGACGACAAGGCCACCTTCGACAACAAGACCGAGCGCAGCCGCAAAAACGACAGCGGCTTCAATATCGGGGCGAATGGCAAGTCGCAAACCAGCGACGGCTTTGGCTGGAGCGGTGGCCTCAACTACGATTCCAATACCTCCACCAAGGGTGACGGCTCCACTGAGCGCTCTGAAAAGCTGGTGCTGCAGGTCGCGGCGGTTGTCACAGGTGTGCTTGAGAATGGCAATCTCCTGATCAGCGGCTCTCAGGAAGTCCGCGTCAATCACGAGATGCGCATCCTGAATGTCGCCGGTATCGTTCGGCCCAAGGATGTCGATTCCGACAACAAGATTTCCTACGAAAAGATCGCCGAAGCGCGCATCTCCTACGGCGGCCGTGGTCGTCTGACGGAAGTGCAGCAGCCGCCTTACGGCCAGCAGATCATGGACCTTATTTCGCCGATCTGATCGACAGGCCGGGAATAGTCCCGGCCTGATCTGCCCCCTTTCCGGATGACAAGCATGGATGAGCTCGAAACCGCGACACTCGCACAGAAGAAGCCCTCGATGATCATGACCGTTGCTGCAATCGGCGTTGTTACGCTGCTTGCGGCAGGCGGCGGCTGGTTGGTTGGCGGCATCGCCGCTCCCAAGCCCGTCACTGTCGAGGAAGCGAAGGCCCTGGAAGAGGTGCGCAAGGCTGCCGAAGAGAAAAAGACGGCTACCCAACAGGCCGAAGCAGGCGGTGGTCACGAATCCGGCAAGAAGGAAGAAGGTCTGCCGCGCGCTGCAACCGAGGCCAATGGCATTTTGCAGCTTGAGCCGATCACCACCAATCTTGCCTATCCGACCGAAAACTGGATCCGGCTGGAATTGGCGTTACTTTTCAACGGCCCACCCGACGCACCGATGGCCGAGCAGATCCATCAGGATATCGCGGCGTATCTGCGGACCGTGTCCCTCCAGCAGATCCAGGGACCACGCGGATTTCAATATCTCAAGGATGACATTCAGGAACGGGTTGACCTTCGCTCCGAAGGGCGCGTAACCAATATTATCTTCAGGACCTTTGTAATCCAATGATTCGCCCATGATCCGGACCATCGCATTCATAGCCGCCATGGTGGCGATGTCGGGTATTGCAGGAGCTCAAGGGTTCCCCAGCGATCTCCTGAACACGCCTATCGACGGCTCGGTCGCGTCCTGGATTATCAGAACCTTCGGGCTTCTCACGATCCTTTCGATCGCGCCCGGGATCCTGATCATGGTGACGAGCTTTCCGCGCTTCGTCATCGCGTTCGCCATCCTGCGCACGGGCATGGGACTTGCAACCACGCCCTCGAACATGATCATGGTCAGCCTTGCGCTGTTCATGACGTTCTACGTGATGGCGCCGACCTTTGACCGGGCCTGGAAGAATGGCGTCGATCCGCTCCTGCAGAACCAGATCACGGAGCAGGAGGCGCTGACGCGCATCTCCGATCCTTTCCGCGACTTCATGGTGGCGAACACCCGGGACAAGGATTTGCAGCTCTTCATCGACATGGCGCGGGAGAAGGGGCAAAATCTCGTCGTCAATGGGCAGGTCGATCTGCGTGCCGTCATTCCGGCCTTCATGATCTCGGAAATCCGGCGCGGCTTCGAAATCGGATTCCTGATTATGTTGCCGTTCCTCGTCATCGACCTTGTCGTGGCGACCATCACGATGGCGATGGGCATGATGATGCTGCCGCCGACATCGATATCGCTCCCCTTCAAAATCCTCTTCTTCGTCTTGATCGACGGATGGAACCTGCTTGTGGGCAGTTTGGTGCGATCCTTCAATTGATCGGCATCGTGGTTAACGGCGCATCAACAAAATGCCGGTCGCAAATTCGTACGGTTTGCTTAGCTATTTGAAATAGCTTTCTCATTTAAATATTCGAATGGTCGAAAATTCGATCTCAAAACATTAGCTATTTCTAACGTTATGGCCGGACTTAAACAAATCGCAATGTTTGGCTGCGATATTGCCAACACATGACGGGTTTGGCCTGCCTACAGATCAGGGAGCCGAGTGGCATGATGCCGAACCGCCATCACCGGTAAATAATGAAGTCCGGTATGTCCCCCTAACATTTGTATTTCGTACCCAGAGGGACAATTCCTATGACAAGCATCCTGACAAACTCTTCTGCGATGGCAGCTCTCGCAACGCTGCGCTCCATCAACTCCGACATGGAAACCACTCAGGGCCGTATTTCTTCGGGCCTGCGCGTCGGAAGCGCTTCTGATAACGCTGCTTACTGGTCGATCGCAACGACCATGAAGTCGGACAACAAGGCGCTCTCCACGGTTCAGGACGCACTCGGCCTCGGCGCTGCCAAGACCGATACGGCCTACACCGGCCTGGATAATTCGATCAGCATCGTTTCCGAAATCAAGGCGAAGCTCGTTGCTGCTCGCGAGCCGGGCGTTGACAAGCTGAAGATCAACAAGGAACTGACCGAACTGAAGAACCAGCTGGTTTCGACGGCTCAGTCGGCTTCCTTCTCGGGCGAAAACTGGCTCTACAACGATTCTACGGTCGCTCTCGGCACCAAGGAAATGGTTGGCTCGTTTACCCGCTCTGCCGGTGGCATCGTCACGGTTGGTACCCTTGAATTCGACGCTTCTACGTCGGTTCTGATCGATACGGAAGAGGCGGATAACGGCGCCCTGACGAAGGGTGTCGAGACTTTCGAGGCTGACGGCACGACGTCAAGAGGCGTCTACTATCTGCTCGACGTTGCCTCGACCACTGCCGCGACTGCAACCGGTGCAGCCGAAGTTGCACTCACTGCAACGACGACAGACACCGAAGTAGAAGGCATGATCAGCTCGGTTGACGCGATGCTGACCCAGCTGACCGACTCTGCTGCAACGCTTGGTGCGACCAACTCGCGCATCACGATGCAGGACGACTTCATGGCCGACCTGATGGACGTTATCGACAAGGGCGTTGGCCGCCTCGTCGATGCCGACATGAACGAAGAGTCGACCCGCCTCAAGGCGCTCCAGACCCAGCAGCAGCTCGGTATCCAGGCGCTCTCGATCGCTAACTCCGACAGCCAGAACATCCTGTCGCTGTTCCGTTAATCGAAAACGGCGCGGGCGGGCCATCCCCCCAAACGGCTCGCTTGCGACCTACAAAAAACCGCATCTCGAAAGGGATGCGGTTTTTTCTTTGTCCTCAGAAATTACTTTTTATCCTTACTCTTCCTTAACCATGTTGGTGTTTTCTATGCCCATCGAAACAGCGGGTTAACCAAGAAATTTAACGCGTTAGCAAGCATGATGCTGGTCGCTGTTTCCCGGTAACGACCGGAGTGCCCTCCAATTTTATCTGTTCAAAAGGGGCAGTTTACGATGACGAGCATTCTCACCAATTCCGCTGCAATGGCGGCACTTTCCACCTTGCGTTCGATCAATGACGGCATGGAAACCACCCAGGGCCGTGTATCTTCCGGTCTGCGCGTTGAAACCGCTGCTGACAACGCTGCTTACTGGTCGATCGCAACGACCATGAAGTCGGACAACAAGGCGCTCTCCACGGTTCAGGACGCACTCGGCCTCGGCGCTGCCAAGACCGACACGGCCTACACCGGCCTTGAAAACTCGATCAACATCGTTTCCGAAATCAAGGCGAAGCTCGTTGCTTCCCGCGAGCCGGGCGTTGACAAGCTGAAGATCAACAAGGAACTGACCGAACTGAAGAACCAGCTGGTTTCGACGGCTCAGTCGGCTTCCTTCTCCGGCGAAAACTGGCTTTACAGGGACGCTTCCACCATCGCTCTCGGTACGCGCGAAATGGTTGGCTCGTTTACCCGCTCTGCCGATGGCATCGTTTCGGTTGGTACCCTTGAATTCGACGCTTCTACGTCGGTTCTGATCGATACGGAAGAGGCGGATAACGGCGCCCTGACGAAGGGTGTCGAGACTTTCGAGGCTGACGGCACGACGTCAAGAGGCGTCTACTATCTGCTCGATGTTGCCGCTTCTACTGCTGCGACTGCAACCGGTGCAGCAGAAGTTGCACTCACTGCAACAACGACAGATGCTGAAGTAGAAGGCATGATCAGCTCGGTTGACGCGATGCTGACCCAGCTGACCGACTCTGCTGCAACGCTTGGTGCGACCAACACCCGCATCTCGATGCAGGACGACTTCATGGCCGACCTGATGGACGTTATCGACAAGGGCGTTGGCCGCCTCGTCGATGCCGACATGAACGAAGAGTCGACCCGCCTCAAGGCGCTCCAGACCCAGCAGCAGCTCGGTATCCAGGCGCTCTCGATCGCTAACTCCAACTCGGAAAACATCCTGTCGCTCTTCCGTTAAGCGGATAAACGCCAGACAGCATGACATGATCATGCTGACCAGAATCAGGCCGTACCTCTCGCAGGTACGGCCTTTTTCGTTTGTGGCCGGGGCTAAGTAGAAACCTCTCCGAACAACGCGGAGGGAGCCTTCCGTGCAGGTTTTGCTCCTGGAGACCGGGCGTTCTCGATAATCTCCGTCGCCCTTGTCAGGAGGGTTGGGGAGGGGCCGTTGTCAAAGCCTGCGCCTTAAGGTTTCGGCAAGAGATATTTATTTTTGTTCACGAAGATTACCCACTTGCTAACGACCTTAACCGTTTGTTAACCATAGCATCGTTAAGTGTTCCTTAAGAGCGATAGGCTGTCCCTTGGGCGAATTGGGGCAGTTTGCATGACGCTGGTCCCGTCGCTGCCGGTCAATTCCGGAATGTTCCGAAAAACGAACCCAGGGCAAACCACCAATGACCAGCATCATGACCAACACGGCCGCAATGGCCGCTCTCCACACTTTGCGTTCCATCAACAACAACATGGAAGACGTTCAGGCTCGTATTTCCTCGGGCTATCGCGTCGAGACGGCTGCTGACAATGCCGCCTACTGGTCGATCGCGACCACCATGCGCTCGGATAATGCCGCGCTTTCGACCGTGCAGGACGCTCTCGGACTTGGCGCCGCCAAGGTCGATACCTCCTATTCGGCCATGAGCGCGTCGATCGATGTCATTTCCGAGATCAAGGCAAAGCTCGTTGCAGCGCGCGAGCCGGGCGTCGACAAGACAAAAATCAACAAGGAACTGACCGAACTGAAGAACCAGCTCGCGTCGGCGTCTGAATCGGCCTCCTTCTCGGGCGAGAATTGGCTGTACAACGAAAGCACTGATGCGGTCGGTGTTAAATCCATCGTCGCATCGTTCAACCGCTCGACCAGCGGTTCGGTTTCGGTTTCGACCCTCGACTACGACACTTCGACCTCCATTTTGATCGACGTCCAGGATACCTCGCGCGGCCAGCTCACGAAGGGCGTCGAAGTCGTACAGCCGGACACGATCACCGATCCGACTGCGCCGACCACCGCAGACGCGACCTACCACCTGCTCTATGTCTCCGGCAGCACGGCACCGACTGGTTCCAAGCTCGTCGAATTGGCAACCGACACCACCGACGACGATATCGACGGCATGATCAGCGCCGTTGATGCCATGCTGAGCACCTTGACCGATTCGGCCGCGACCCTTGGCGCCATCACCAGCCGCATCGACATGCAGGAAAACTTTGTCGCCAATCTGATGGACGTGATCGACAAGGGAGTCGGCCGTCTGGTCGATGCCGACATGAACGAAGAGTCGACCCGCCTCAAGGCGCTCCAGACCCAGCAGCAGCTCGGCGTACAGGCGCTTTCGATCGCCAACACCAACTCCGAAAACATCCTTCGCCTCTTCCAGCAGTAAGGCGCGAAGTGGCAGACGTCCGGCAGCGATGCCGGACGCAGGCCTCGGGCAGGCCTGGCCATCGCGCAGCCTGCTACGCATTCCACCTTCGCCGCCGGTCATCGGTTGGGGTGGACCGGTTGGACCGCATCGATTGCCCAGGTGCGGTCCAACACCCTACATTTTCGCGCAAGTTTGACCGGTTAGTCTCCACCCGCAGCCATTCCATTCCGGCTGTCAGCGCAAGATGACGCTTTCGCTGCCGCAAGTGCCTTATCCAAGGGCACGGATTGAAAATGTGCGGATCCCGCGCGCCGATCCCGGTGCCACGATCCTCAAGGAGACATC
This genomic stretch from Pararhizobium capsulatum DSM 1112 harbors:
- a CDS encoding flagellar basal body P-ring protein FlgI; translation: MRTFLGKWLVALAAVCSIAVTPVEAASRIKDVASLQSGRENQLIGYGLVVGLQGTGDSLRSSPFTEQSLRAMLQNLGISTQGGDSRSKNIAAVLVTANLPAFASPGSRMDVTVGSLGDATSLRGGTLVMTSLSGADGQIYAVAQGSVVVTGFNAQGSAATLNQGITTAGRVPNGAIIERELPSKFKDGFNLVMQLRNPDFSTAVGMAEAINRYSKEQFGGRIAEARDSQTVVIDKPKMADLSRLMADIENLVIETDVPARVVVNERTGTIVIGQDVRISQVAVSYGTLTVQVTETPTVVQPEPFSRGQTAVEPNTTIQASQDGGTVAILNGSNLRTLVAGLNSIGVKPDGIISILQGIKTAGALQAELVLQ
- a CDS encoding MotE family protein, translating into MIAHLFSTSAGRGRRFSILAAGCLMLAIPGAFAQEVAAPAAGVPANGDEIQQFCTNIADAARDQRYVLQKQNLEELQAKVDERIATLEKRRTEYQDWLKRRDDFLKEAELGLTDIYKNMKPDAAAGQLELINPAVAAAIVMRLPPRLSSLILSEMTSEKAAVLANIISSASNPNTSKEPS
- the flgH gene encoding flagellar basal body L-ring protein FlgH, which gives rise to MNIRFPALIAAAGLLAGCQNQAINEIGRAPAMSPIGSGLQYAQTPQMAMYPKEPRAVSSGYSLWSDNQAALFKDARALNVGDILTVDIRIDDKATFDNKTERSRKNDSGFNIGANGKSQTSDGFGWSGGLNYDSNTSTKGDGSTERSEKLVLQVAAVVTGVLENGNLLISGSQEVRVNHEMRILNVAGIVRPKDVDSDNKISYEKIAEARISYGGRGRLTEVQQPPYGQQIMDLISPI
- a CDS encoding flagellar basal body-associated FliL family protein, whose amino-acid sequence is MDELETATLAQKKPSMIMTVAAIGVVTLLAAGGGWLVGGIAAPKPVTVEEAKALEEVRKAAEEKKTATQQAEAGGGHESGKKEEGLPRAATEANGILQLEPITTNLAYPTENWIRLELALLFNGPPDAPMAEQIHQDIAAYLRTVSLQQIQGPRGFQYLKDDIQERVDLRSEGRVTNIIFRTFVIQ
- the fliP gene encoding flagellar type III secretion system pore protein FliP (The bacterial flagellar biogenesis protein FliP forms a type III secretion system (T3SS)-type pore required for flagellar assembly.), with product MIRTIAFIAAMVAMSGIAGAQGFPSDLLNTPIDGSVASWIIRTFGLLTILSIAPGILIMVTSFPRFVIAFAILRTGMGLATTPSNMIMVSLALFMTFYVMAPTFDRAWKNGVDPLLQNQITEQEALTRISDPFRDFMVANTRDKDLQLFIDMAREKGQNLVVNGQVDLRAVIPAFMISEIRRGFEIGFLIMLPFLVIDLVVATITMAMGMMMLPPTSISLPFKILFFVLIDGWNLLVGSLVRSFN
- a CDS encoding flagellin N-terminal helical domain-containing protein produces the protein MTSILTNSSAMAALATLRSINSDMETTQGRISSGLRVGSASDNAAYWSIATTMKSDNKALSTVQDALGLGAAKTDTAYTGLDNSISIVSEIKAKLVAAREPGVDKLKINKELTELKNQLVSTAQSASFSGENWLYNDSTVALGTKEMVGSFTRSAGGIVTVGTLEFDASTSVLIDTEEADNGALTKGVETFEADGTTSRGVYYLLDVASTTAATATGAAEVALTATTTDTEVEGMISSVDAMLTQLTDSAATLGATNSRITMQDDFMADLMDVIDKGVGRLVDADMNEESTRLKALQTQQQLGIQALSIANSDSQNILSLFR
- a CDS encoding flagellin N-terminal helical domain-containing protein — encoded protein: MTSILTNSAAMAALSTLRSINDGMETTQGRVSSGLRVETAADNAAYWSIATTMKSDNKALSTVQDALGLGAAKTDTAYTGLENSINIVSEIKAKLVASREPGVDKLKINKELTELKNQLVSTAQSASFSGENWLYRDASTIALGTREMVGSFTRSADGIVSVGTLEFDASTSVLIDTEEADNGALTKGVETFEADGTTSRGVYYLLDVAASTAATATGAAEVALTATTTDAEVEGMISSVDAMLTQLTDSAATLGATNTRISMQDDFMADLMDVIDKGVGRLVDADMNEESTRLKALQTQQQLGIQALSIANSNSENILSLFR